The region aTCCCCAGTCGTAGGGTTGGGTAGGGTTGGGCAGGGATCTGTGTTGTAATTCCTCCGTGtgcctgcaggaggagctgctgAGCTGGAAGAAGGCCCTGGAGACAGCGGCAGAAGCCCAGTCAGAGGATGTGGCCCCCGGGCCCTCCGGAGCTCGGGCCCGTAGCCTGCCCCCGCCCTCGTCCTCCACCCTCCCAGAGGCCAGTTCCGCCAAGAAGGACAAGGAGAAGAGGTTCAGCCTGTTTACCAAAAAGAAATGAGGAGGGAGCGGGTGTGGGGTCAGGGTCAAAGGTCGATGCCCAGTCAGGTTTCCTTTTTAGTCACTGTCCTGATTTTTTACATCAACAAAAAATTTGTAAGATttaaaataatgatgatgataataataataataataataataataataataataataatacattaagtATGAATGCAAatcactctctcttcctgccTGTATTTAAGCCAGTCTTTCTGCAATGCTGAATTTTTAAATCTTTTCTACACACACCAGAGCCACACTTCAACCAAAAACACAGCCACTCCTTTCACAATCAACCAAAGAATGATCGCATTATTTCTTTCCTTatgatttaatttttatttcgcTTCCTTTTCGGCATGCTTTATTGTACTTGTGTGTTACATGAGACTTTGAgactttttaaatagtttttatttgcCTTATTCCTATAAAGAAATGGTTGTGAATAGCTATACTGTGTTGTTAGTGTCAGGGTATAGACTCTTGTCAGAGTCTTTTTTATCAGGTTGGACTTTTAAGAGCTTTGTAAATGCTGTTTTTGATGACACAGTAACAGGTAGATTTGGTGAAATATGGATACCGGGTTATACAGTGGTACTACATGGCAAAAGAATCAGTGATCGGAGTGCAAGGACAAATACTCAAACAAATCCCTCTTACAATGAAATGTCAATATACTTACGATCGGAAACAggtaacacatttttaaatgagacgATTTAGAAATTGTCTAAAGAAGTAAACTGTCAGAACTTGGTTTCAAAATTAACCCCAAACTGTAGACAATCTTCGCTTTTAAAAACTTGAATTatggcaacaacaaaaaaatgtgtatgtatCATTTTACAAATTTCCAACTGACGTGACACACAATATGTCCAAATATGTTCCTTGTATATGGAGTAAACCTTTGTTGAATATGGTGCTAACTCTCATAGGAAGGGAGGTCAAACTTGTCATGTTATCATTGTGACGCCTCTTCCACCTCAGTATAAACCCAGCGTGCCCCCTCCCTCCAAACTCCAAGAAGCTTTTCCACAAATGGGAAAGGTTCCTGGgaataatggaatggaatgcgCTCCAGGAAGAGTGTGATCCACCATTTTGAATGTCGAGGCGATTGGAACTGTTAGGAGAAATCGAATGTGAGGCAATTTGATGAAGGAAATAATGGGAGGACGTTTAGGTGAAAGATACTCTCGGAGAAAGGAATATCTTTTAAGTTTAATATTTATTCCAAAAGctgtttaattttttattttattttatttttttaaacaaaagccGGTTGCTTTCTCCCGGTGGAAGATTGTAGAGATTCGGGAGAATATTCACACACGAAGTGAgatttaactttaaaaaaatcactgacCTGAAATATGTGCAGggctaaaaaaatatatatgtatggaAAATGCGTTTATATTAAgagtttattatatttataattatcgactgaaactgaaaagaagaaaagcGGACTATAGCTGTTTTATTTTTCGAATTGTATACagcatctcccccccccccccccccatttattTCGAAGCATGACAGAAGCACCCAGTTCAGCTCCTTCCAGAACAACTGCCTTATACTCGCAGCACTGCCTTTACCTCCCCGAAGCCTTGCTTTAAACCGCGGCTTCGTTGTTTGTCATCGTTTCCCCGTCCGGTCTATTTAAACCGAAGCTTTGTGCGCATGTCGTCCTTTTCCttagcttcccccccccccccttatttaaccccttaagtgggCTCAGCCAGTATGTTTTCTACTCAGTAACCGTGTACCATTTCCGAAATGTTGGGTTTGCACAGGTCTGACATTTTGAGAGCCGAACTTGGGAAAGAAACAATAAACCTACCAGTTTGGAGACGTGTGCGGGCTGCTGGTTttgttatggggggggggggtgggggtgacaaAGACGATCACTTTTTACTGCAAAGCCCTCACCTACTTGCAGTCTagtatttttttctcaaatgcAAATTCTACAACCAGGGTGTCAAACTCCTGTCCTGGTgagctgcagtgtctgcgggttttcaTGGTTTCTTTTCAATCAGCGACGAATCAAGGCCTTGAGAATGAGGTAGGCGTGGACTCTACAGCCAATCAACGACTGAAACGAATCACTCTGGCGGAAACGCACCGAATACcaccagacactgcagcccagtGGATGTGCTTTATTCCCCCCCAGTTCCAGGGTAAAATGCTTAAGGTGTTTGGCTCTAGAGTACTATTTACACACGGTACTGTAATCAATACAGTTTCCATATCCACAGAGCCCCACCCAGGTGTTTGGTCAGCCCAGTACTCCATGAGCCAGTATTCGATCGGTCAATAAACCGGAAGAAAGCAAGCATCAGAATGAGAGGACAGGTGCTTGATAGAACTTtattaaaacaatacaaatatacCAGTATACATTTTACTTGAGAAGGTTGCAGAAGCTTTAGTGTACtttaaaagagaaataaaggcactttttaattcaattattcTTTCTTAAGTTCAAATGAAGAAATTAAATTACACGGCAAcaacaaagagaaaaatattttttacagaataaacaaaaaaaattaaaataaaccagTAACAAATTTTTGAGCATCCCACAATAGAAACACTGAGACAAACCCAAGCTTTTTCCATGATCGGGAAACCCAAGAATTGCTGCCACTTCCATCACATTTCACTGGAGAACAGTCAGAGAGGCAGTAAAAGCACTGGGTAAAATATGTGGCTTTAAACCAGCAGTACTGAAGAGACGGACAGCTGCCAAACTCACATCATTGCAGGACAGTACTATTGATGGGTGTGGCCTAAATATGTGATGGGCATGGCCTAAATGTAGAGGCACTGCCCCCCAAAACCCAATCCTCCCACTGAAGTcagggcaaacacacgcacacgcacaaacgcacacactcacgcgcacacacacgcgcacacacacgcgcacacacacgcgcacacacgcgcacacacacacgcgcacgcgcacgcgcacacacacgcgcacgaacacacacacgcacacacacacgcacacacatacgcacacacatacgcacacacatacgcacacacatacgcacacacatacgcacacacacacgcgcgcgcgcacacacacgcgtgcgcacacacacatacacacgcacacacacacacacgcacacacacacgcacacgcacgcacgcacgcacgcacgcacgcacgcacgcgcacacgcacacgcacacacccacatacacacgcacacgcacaattTCGGCAGAACAAACGGGAAACAGTCGAGGATCACAGCTCTAATTGCTGCAGAGGAGGgagatacacacaccacacacaccacacacaccacacagagacagacacaccacacacaccacacagagacactcactgATACACAGCTATTACAACACAGCTTCCTGTATCACACAAAGGGCGTGGTCCTGCAACACCTCAGCTTCAAACCTGGTGCTCAAGAGGAAGACTGCGAGAGGCACTTTCATTTTACCAATAAAGTTTTGAGATTCAAAAACCCTACGTCTCAAAAGTCAAAAGTGGAAGAGGAAGAACAGCATGTTTATCGGAACTACGACTACAATCACCAACTAAACATTCAAACGACAGAGGGGGCGAATCCTAAAATCTGCCTTGGACATTACTGCGGAGAGTTTTAAGGAAATCGCATCCCTTCGAGGAGAAGAAACTGGCCTCCGTCCCCAGTGCAGCGCGGAGGAGCCAGTCCAGCAGGAAGCGGGTCTTTTTGAGGCAAGCGCTGAGACAGAACCGCAGAAGGCGGTTCTGACCCAAACCCGTGTCTGTGAGCAAAGCACTACACAGTCCCTGCCACTGCCAGATGCACGGCAGAGAGATATCTAACATCAGCTGCAAGCCCAGGCCAACTCAACACAAAATGCTGCCCAGACAGGGACCAGCTCTACCTTAGAAAATGTATTCACGGTCAAATCAGATTTTGCAGTACAAAAACtggattttaaaatatacacaaaaagtTTTTAAACGGCTTTGCAAAAATGGTTCATTTATACGATGAATACGATGTCGATGGAACACCATCAGGAAAAGAGGGTTTCGGATACAAAAAACAATTAACTGCCCGGCCAATTACAATAATTTTAGTATTggtcttttacattttactaaATATTAGTGAACTATTACTAAATATAAGAGTTAAGATACTGTCGTTTCACTGCTTGGCCACTAGAGGGCAAAAGACGAGGACGGAACAGAATGACGGACTTTACCCATTACTGAATTCACTGCAGAAACTGCAGTTCAACGCGTGCGTCGGTGAACAGTGACCGCCCGCTACACCAACTGTACACAACCAATTAGAACGCGGTCCGAAACCGCACCTCTTAAGAACTAGGAAATACAGACCTTAGACTGGAATACAGACCTGTGCCTTCAGCTACAGACAGCAGTGAGAAAGACAAACGTGTGTGAggaaggacttttttttttttgtgtgaaaacagcATTGTTGGTTTACAGCCCTCACTGATTGTCAGaggaaggaagggagggaggggagagggagggagggagggagggagactgcAGCAGGCCTCTCTATTTCAGAAGGTGGTTGGCTCTCTGGTTGGCCTCATCGATGCGCGCCTTGTTCATGTCGGCCTGAAacggagacacagagagcagagggtCAGGTGATCCGGCGGTAAATTCGTTATCTcagtttaaatgacattttccgCCTAACGGACGTAAGGCTGAGAACACGGAGAGGAGATGGCGGTATGTTCACGAGGACCAGGTCTATGTAGCCAGGTTTTACCACTTAAATCAGGTAGCGCTTCCGTGACGCTGCAATGCCACCTGGTcacttaaaggggcagttcacccaaaaggTGAATTAAAGTATGTCTTCACTTACAAAAGAGTGCCCATCAAACCATCAACATTTCGCCGAGATGTGAATCATTTGAGATTTGAACCATGACAAAATGGACTTCAATACAGGTCTCATCTTTCATGCGCATCAATGCACCGACAATTTATATTAGGAAAAACCCAACAGGATCGTCTCTTTCCAAGTAAAGcgacatcaacatcaacatcgtgggggcaaaaaaaaattcacatttcatcGAGAACTAGTTAACTGTCCGCGCAATCACGCGCAAGTTTCCGCCGAATGAAGTTTCACGTCAtggtacatcgctctggataacaggcatctgctaaatgcctgtgatGTAACGTCACAGTAAACGATacacagtttggcaagttacGGATCAAAACAACGCGGCACTTCGCCCCAGAACGGCCGGAGAGATTTTTGAGTGAAGTGCTGCTTTAACAAGTGACCGTGCTCTTCTGACGCACCCCTGCGGCAGCGACCCTCTTCCAAACCGCACACAGCACCACAAACCGCCCCTGCAGGACAGCGGTACGTATCCCACTGGAGGCCGGTCCTGGGCCTGCAGCGGCCAGGGGGGGGGTACTGTTGACGAGGAGCCCCACCTTCTCCGTGATGCGGTCGATGGACACGTTCTGCCGGTCGATCTCGTTGCCCATGTCCATGGCCATGTTCTTCAGGTTCCCGATGATGCCCTCCACCTGCCCCAGGTTCTCCTCCATCTCGTCCTCCCGTGCGTCGTTGGTCACCCTGCGGAGAGGCCCCAGGGTgaacacgcgcgcacacacacacacacacacacacacacacacacacacacacacaggacacacacaggacacacataGGACACAcataggacacacacacacacaggacacacacacaggacacacacacacaggacacacacacacaggacacacacacacaggacacacacacaggacacacacacaggacacaggacacagtcataaggcccttaatcccacattctTCAAGGGagcattgtcctctgcttagtctaatcaactgcaaatcacattagataaaagcgtcagctaaataacatgcaatTAGTTTATGGCACACACAATTGGGTCACTTCAGGCCTGCTTTGAAAGGAATGCACAAGCTTGTAGAACGAGCACATCTGTACCCAGACAAACACAGCGAGCTAAGACAGGAAATGGCTTCGCTCTCACTTTCTCAGGTCCTGCTTCCCCATTTCACCAGCACTGCTTCTCTTTTTATATTATCATCACACCAACACGTGTGTAAAATCATAACAACATACAACTTTACGTGAGTCACTGCAGACACTCACAGAGATTTTGGGGACGGACTGGCACTGCTAATCTACACATCGAATCACGAAGCAGATGAGCTTGTTAATATAGCATTAGCACAGTGAACCTTATGATCTTCCACTTCCTGTACTACAGCCCCATTAAAAACAGACACAGGTGTGGGCCACTTCCTGGGTTTACTGCTGCTAGCTGTAACGTTATGGGTGTTAATTAGCGAAGCGTATTCCGGATCATAACAGCCCAAATGAACACAGTTATTCACAGTCATAATCACACTAAACACTTTCTATATGATCTCAATCGAGCCCTATTCATCTCACGCAGAGTTTGGCTCATTAAACTTCACATTTGTTTCAGTTCGTCTCAAGCAAACTGACAAATCTGCTTTATAAACGCCCCCTTAAAGCACtcttactcagcacttaatgcAGCGGATTACACAGAAAACTATACATACAGAcaccctgttcctctcctgggcCCCGGTTCGGCCTAGGTCAGAGCCTGTAGCACTGAACACGTGTTTTCTCAGGTAATACTCTGACATTAATTGACATTAATcactaatgcagttgttaacaaACAACcaagaagttaatctgtacagcttcacgcatttgtacatcattgaTGCacgttaacaactacattagccaATGCCCATTCATGGAACCTTGTTGTaaagtgctttttaaaaattttattttagggTAAGGATGCCGAGTTCTTCTCCTGGGCCCTGATTGGCCAGGGGGCACTGACCTCTTTATGTAGGCCCCGGAGGGGGCGGCGGCGGAGACCTGGGCCCCGGCCTGGCCGTTTCGGACGCCGGAGGGCTGGGTGGACACCACGCCGTCCGCATCGGGGCTGGTGCTGCTGGCGCTCACGCTGCCCGTGCCCCAGGTGCGCTTGTAGCGGCCGTCGTGCTCGATGGACTTCACCCTGAAACAGGCCAGCGGCCGGGTTAACCCCGAAACAGGCCAGCGGCCGGGTTGACCCGGAAACAGGCCAGCGGCCGGGTTAACCCCGAAACAGGCCAGCGGCCGGGTTAACCCCGAAACAGGCCAGCGGCCGGGGTTAACCCCGAAACAGGCCAGCGGCCGGGTCAACCCCGAAACAGGCCAGCGGCCGGGTTAACCCCGAAACAGGCCAGCGGCCGGGTTAACCCCGAAACAggccagcagacacacacacacgcacacacacgcacacacacacacacacacgcacacacacgcacacacacgcacacacacgcacacacacgcacacacacacacagcctagccatcacagacacaaacagacacagacacacacacagcttacccatctcacacacacacacacacacacacacagcttaccctttacacacacacacacacacacacacacacacacacacacacacagcatacccattgcagacacaaacaaacacacaaagcatacctgtcacagggacagggacacacacacacacacacacacacaacatacctgtcgcacgcacacatgcacacacacacacacacacacacacacacacacacagcatacccattgcagacacaaacaaacacacaaagcatacctgtcgcacgcacacacacacacacacacacacacacacacacagcgtacctgtcgcatgcacacatgcacacacgcgcgcacacacacacacacacacacacacacacagcatacctgtcacagggacacacacacatcccacagcACTTGGTCAGGTCAGTCAGGTTTCTCTCAGCCTGCTTCATGTCCTCATTGATCCGGTCCATGCCCTCCTCCGTACGCTTCAGCTGCTCTGAGGGATGGAGAtagggacggagggagagagaataagagagagagaaaataagagAGCGAtaatgagaaggagagagtgagagagtgagagagaacatgGAGCAGCAACAGAATAACATCATGGCCACTGGCCCCCCAGGGTGTTTTTGGGGTGCACTGGGACCCCACACAGAGCACCTACCTCCCTGCTCATCCAGCATGGTCATGGTGTTCACCCCCGTCTGCCGGCTctgtggacagacagacggacagggtCAGGACCGACTTCCCACTCACAATTTACCCCAGAGAGCCTGCAAGGGTGGCTCATCTCCTCCGatctcctttttttttcaaattattttaattatgggAATACGGTCAGAACATCGATGGGGAATCTACTAGACATGTAAGATAAACACAGGCTATGATTTCAGCACTTCAAATACAGTACAGAGCAACTTTCATATCTTGcttacttaaaaaataaataaataaataaataataataataaatatacagttgGATACTTCTACTGAATCAATTACGGTTAAGTACCTTGCACCTGCCTAGGAACCGAACCTACATCCTCTttgttacaagcccagttccccaaCCCTTACATTACACTGGCACCTCGAAGTAAAGGAATATGAACAGtgttaatgatgatgatgatgatgatgatgtcacacaggCTTTGCCTCACCTCTTCAGCCAGCTGAAGCATCCTCCTGGTGCTCTCCAGGGACTAAACGATGAGGGAAAAACACGGTTAGCCAATCAGCTCGCTGGAGAACATAAAGCATCCGCTTTGACAGGAGGCAGACCGAGAGACAGACATCGGAACAGTTTTCATGCATCGAAACCAGATGAAGGAACatgataaagtaaaaaaaaatatgaattggtCATTTGAAACTGTAATAACAGCTTTCTGGTGAATGCCTGTAGTTGTTGTAAACATTATGAATGGAGCGACTTGCGATTTGCATGGTTCTGACAGTCCAATTAGCATTTATTTTGGCCACTTAGGGCGGTGTTCGGCTAATGCCAGGTTGGCAATAACGGCATTACACCTTTACCCAAGAGCCTGGGTTGGTTCCACTTCCAAACCCTCAGACAACGGTACTGGAATGCAGTCCTTCCAGGTGCGACATTCTATTAATACCCAGTTGAGCTCGGTACAACTGAATGGGGATGACGCTGGCCTAAAAACCACACCCACGCAGCAGGTATCTCTCCAAGTGTTACGTTCGACAAAATTGGTGACATAGTTTCAGTCACATGACTTCCTTCAGGAGCCAAAATGGGTGACGTAGTTTCAGTCACATGACTTCCTTCAGGAGCCAAAATGGGTGACGTAGTTTCAGTCACATGACTTCCTTCAGGAGCCAAAATGGGTGACGTAGTTTCAGTCACACTGCTCCACGTCTGGATGACAGCTCCTCTCGGCAGGACGTGTTCTTAGCGCGACCCCCCCCCGCGCGCAGGAGGTTTATACGAAACACCGAATGTGCAGTGCAATACCCCCCGTTGTCAAGGGTTACGGGACGAGCGGACGCGGCGGTCAGCTTTCGCCTCAGCAGGTCACGCGCTGACAGCGGGGGAGGAAGTGCCAGTGGAACCGTGTGAGTCAGGAGGGGAAAGGCAGAGGTCCCGCAAGGGTGGCCATTCTTCTCCAAactccactcccccccccaaaaaaaaaaactttaaaaaaaaacattttggcctAAATgggcacacacagtcagaagaTCACCCGGGGACTCTACTCGAGGTGCAAAATGAATGCAGATTtccattttaggcatttagcaagCATGATCAAACTCTCAACTTTCAATACTGtactttttttggtttgttttttcctccCCCCAGTAGAACTGTATGAGTCATAGGGGAAAGTCACCAGTCTACAGGcctgagagagactgacagaacATCGCTGCCCAGTTCTGCCCCATCACTGCTACAATAGAGAACCTTGCACCAGGCG is a window of Conger conger chromosome 1, fConCon1.1, whole genome shotgun sequence DNA encoding:
- the LOC133133535 gene encoding synaptosomal-associated protein 23-like isoform X2 encodes the protein MDEMSVEDMAMRANQVTDESLESTRRMLQLAEESRQTGVNTMTMLDEQGEQLKRTEEGMDRINEDMKQAERNLTDLTKCCGMCVCPCDRVKSIEHDGRYKRTWGTGSVSASSTSPDADGVVSTQPSGVRNGQAGAQVSAAAPSGAYIKRVTNDAREDEMEENLGQVEGIIGNLKNMAMDMGNEIDRQNVSIDRITEKADMNKARIDEANQRANHLLK
- the LOC133133535 gene encoding synaptosomal-associated protein 23-like isoform X1, whose translation is MLKQPQSTSPSGGGETNINMDEMSVEDMAMRANQVTDESLESTRRMLQLAEESRQTGVNTMTMLDEQGEQLKRTEEGMDRINEDMKQAERNLTDLTKCCGMCVCPCDRVKSIEHDGRYKRTWGTGSVSASSTSPDADGVVSTQPSGVRNGQAGAQVSAAAPSGAYIKRVTNDAREDEMEENLGQVEGIIGNLKNMAMDMGNEIDRQNVSIDRITEKADMNKARIDEANQRANHLLK